The Flammeovirga yaeyamensis genome segment ATAATCGTTACGACCTGTAGCTGTCAAGAAGAAAATTTGATCGTATGAATACGTTAAGCTACCGAAGAAACCAACTGTTCTCGTCATACGTTGGTTCTCGTTCATCGATTGAACTTGGGTGTTTGTGATGTGTTTCCATCCACCACCGTTGAAGTTCGCACCATATTGATCGTATGTCTTTTTCGTTTGATCGTTCAATTCGTTACCCAAAATTGCTGTGATCTTACTTTTGGGAGTCATGTCCCAATTAAAGTTCACAGTGGCTAATGAGTTCAATGTATTATTTGATACACCATAGTTGTTGATAGATCCACCACCAGCACCATTGATGATACCTCTTGAACCATATTCAAAAATATCTTGGTAATGTGAAGAATAAGTATCAATACCCAATTGATATTTCACACGGATATCCATGTTGTGTCTCAATTGTGTTTCGTACTGCAAGTATGCATTACCATAGAAACGATCTGTTCTTTCATTAAATACGTTATGTTCTGCCGCCCAGTAAGGGTTAGGGAATGTCAACGATCTATAGTAAATCTGATCGTATGGATCGTTTGGATTCGCTGTAGGAATTCCTTTCAAGTTATATGATGTTGGTGCAGCATAAACACCTGCTAAAGCTGCATCGTTACCACCAGAAAGTTTATCGATTTCTGATTGCACATAGTTCGCCGAAGCACCCGCTGAGAAGTTTTCGTTCAAAGTAGCATCAAATCTTGCTTTTGCGTTCCATCTTTCCATACCAGTACCTGGTGCGATACCCGATTGGTTCACATTGGACATACCCACACTGTAGTTCACATTTTCCGTTGATTGGCTAATGTTCGCCGAAGTATTTACTGTATGACCTGTTTGGAAGTAATCTCCAAAGTTATCGTAAGTGCCTGGAGTTACCCATGGGTTCATTCCCGCTTTCTCTAATTGAGGAACGAAGTACTTACCATCATGACCTTGACCGTTACCACCATAAGTAGGATCGTTTGGAAGATCTGAAATTCTTGGACCCCATGCCATTGATTGGTTAGGATCGAAACGACCGCCTGAACCTTGAGCATAAGTTGTTTGGAATTCTGGAGATCTCGAAACTACATCAAATGATGTACTGTTGGAGATGTTCACCACAGGCTTAGAGTTTTTAGATCCTTTACCTGATTTTGTATTGATGATAATCACACCGTTTGATGCTCTAATACCATAAAGGGCTGCTGCAGCTTGCCCCTTCAATACGTTGATGCTTTCGATATCGTTTGGATCGATATCCACTGCTCTGTTAGCAACGTCAGTACCTGTTACTGATGAACCTGTTGAGAAGTCAGGATTTGAAGCAATTGGCATACCATCAATTACATACAATGGAGCGTTATTTCCTGTAAAAGATCTCGCACCACGAATGTTGATTTGAGTCGATGCACCTGGCATACCCGAAGATGGCTTGATATCCACACCAGAAACTTTACCTTGAAGTGCTCCTGCTAAACCAGGGTTACCTGCTTGTTGTAAGTTATCTGCTTTTACTTCTTGGTAAGCATAACCAATCGATTTCTTATCGGCTTGCTGTCCCATTGCAGTAACAACTACTTCTTCTAGTTGTTCAACATCTTGTTGTAAGTCGATATTAATGACTGACTGAGTTCCAACCTCTACTTCTTGAGAGTTATAACCAACAAAAGAGAAAATAACGACATCGTTGCTGCTCGCTTGAATAGCGAAATCTCCATCAATGCCTGTAATAGCTCCTTTTGTTGTTCCTTTAACCAAAACGGTTACACCCGGTAATGGTTCTCCGTTCTCAGATACTACACCTGTAACGGTTCTGTCTTGAGAAAAAGCACTAGTTACTGAAAACAGCAACAGTACCAAAAAAGGTAATAAATGTTTGTTCATAAACAGTGGTTTTAGTTAGAGTACGCTCCTAATATTATTTAGCAAATGATAGTTACATTTCAGTAGGAGCTTCAATAACAAATTGGTTTTAAATAATTGATAAAATGCCTTGGTTAGTTATAATTTTCGCAAGTATCAAGCTTAAATATTCAAAATGTTCAAAAAAAAGTTGCAATAAGATTGTTAACCACATCAAACAAAAGTGCTAACTCATTCTAAATCAAATCAATATTATTTCATTTTAACTTATTGAATATCAGTTTGTTATATTTAAATAATTTTAAGGATGTAATTTTAATATTGTTTAAATATTAACATTAATATCATACTGTTTATTAATCAAACTAAAAAAGCATTGGATTTTCATCCAATGCTTTCAAAATCAAATAGTAATATCTAAAAACTCAAGATTAATTAGGACTTGCCCACCAAACAGGATCGGTGTAGACGAATTGACCATTATCTTTCTCTTGTGCTTTTCTTACATTTTCATTGTTGTTTACATCATCAGCACCATACGTAAATCGCAATGGGAATTTTGCTGGTTGAGGGTTTAAAAGCTCAATGTAATCGTCCTCTCCCATTGCTTGCATTCTTCTGTAATCTGCATACGCTTCTAGAGGTTCTACAATATAAAATGCAACATATTTTTCTTTAAGAATGTACTTTGCATCAAATGCTTCACCGTCAATTGCTGTGAGATAAGCTGTAATATCAGCAGCGTCAATTTTAGCTGCAGTCATTGCTGCTGTAATCGCTGCTTGAGCAAGAGTTTTTCCAGTACCCGCACCTTTTCGTTCTGTTGCTTCTGCTTCCAAGAACTTCAATTCATGGTAACTCATTAGATAAGTAGTTTGAACGGGATCTTGGAAATAAGATGAGATACCGTATCTACCTTGAATTTGATCTGGCGTTCCATTAGGTGCAAATTCAGGATTTACCTGATCTGTTGCATCTGGGTGAGGAACAAAATACTTCGCTTTTCGAGGATCTGCAGCATTCATATTCAAAGAGTCTAAACTTTTACTCGATCCATACATGTCTCTTTGAGTGAATAGTAGATAGAAAGGGTTAAATGATGTTGCTCCATTGTAAGTATACTTTGCCTCTTCATCTGCAGAAGCAAAAGACAAACCTACATTTGTAAGTACATCATCATAAGTTGCTTTTCCTTTATGCACCAAACGCATTGCATATCTCGCTTTTAAGCCATAGGCAAACTTTGTCCAATATTCTGTAGGATCGGTTTGAAGACCATAAATTACATCTTGAGCACCTAGTGCGGCGAAATTCGATGTTTTTGCAAGATTTGCAATACCATCATCTAATAATTGATCGACTGCTTCATAAATACTCTCTTGAGTATCTAAGTTTGGTCTCAAGAATTGTGTTGGATCTAAAGCTTCTGTCCAAGGCACATCACCACAAGCATCTGTTACCACTGCTAAATTATAGGCCATTAATACTTGAGCAATTCCCAAAGTATGGTAGTTTCCATCTTCTGATCCACCTGGAGAACATTTTCCAATAACATCTCTAAGGTTTCTCATTGTAGTATAAGAAGCCACCCAAGCATTATTGTAGGTTGTCGCTGAAGTTACAGATGCATCATTACGTGTTTCTGTATTGTAAAGTTGATTAAATACACCCACTTGATGTTCGATAAAAACAGAAGCATAAATTGCATAATCGCCATTGGCTACTGATACTACAGAACTGTTCATTGCATCTGTAATAATCAGTCTTGAAGGTACTTCAGTAGGGTTATTGGGGTTCTTATTGATTTCATCCATTATATCTTCAGTACATGAAGCAAGGATGGTCCCTAACATCAATAAAATTATATATTTTAGTTTTTTCATTTTATCCAATTAGAAAGTGATATCAACACCAAAACCAAAGCTATTCGTATTAGGCATAGAGAATCGTTCGAACGAACCTGCCATGTTTGTGTTACCTTGAGATGACTCTGGGTCGAAGTTTGGTAATTCTGTCCAAATCAAAATGTTTCTTGCAAATGCAGATAAACCAAGAGTGGTTGTTCCTTTAATTAATTTCTTAGGGAACTTGTAGCCTAACGATAACTCTCTTAATTTGATGAAAGAGTTTTCATAAATGTATGCCTCATCGATGTTACCTTCGATATCAGAATATAAATACTGATAAGCCTGTGGATCAGTTGATCCCCCTCTTACAATATTGTTTTTAGAGCCATCTGCTAAATAACCATCATAAACGAAAGTAGATGTTCTGTCTTCTGTTACTTTAGATACACCGTATAAGTTGTTCAAACCATTTGATCCAGAATACATCTCTCCACCTTGTTTCCATTCGAAAGTTGCTCCCAACGACCAGTTTTTGTAATTAAATGTATTGGTAAAACCAAGAATAAAGTCAGGGTTTACATCTCCAATAATTCCAGCAGGACCTGGCTTAGGCATACCTCTGTATGGGCTATTAGGATCTTCTTCTACTAAGATTCTACCTTCATCATCTCTTAAGAATGTAGAACCATAAATTACAGGATAAGTATACCCTGCCGCTGCTCTCACCTGAGGAGTTACGAAACCACCTAAGAAGATACTTTCAACACCATCAGCTAATTTATCTACCTTCGATACAATTCTTGAGAAGTTCAAGTTGATTAACCAACTGAAGTTTTGAGTCTCTACAGGAATCGCTGTTAAAATCACCTCATGTGCATCCGTATGTAATTCGCCACCGTTGGTATATAATTCAGAGAAACCAGTTGATGCCGCTAATGGTACTGCGAAAATCTGGTCTGTTACATTCTGTCTTGAATAAGTATAGCTTAATGTGATTCGATCATTTAAGAATCCTAAATCTGCACCCACCTCATAAGAAGCTGTGTTTTGAGGCTTCAAGTTAGGATCATTGATTTGTTGAAATCTCGTAAATGAGTTCACATTATTGTTGTTGATATTCAATGGGTATTGAATCGGATATGGATTTGACCACCATCCGCCAGCGTAAGATGGCGTTTGATAATAGTTATCCAAGTAATCTCCTGCTTGACCTACTTGAGCGAATGAAGCTCTTACTTTCAATAATGATACTTTATCTAAATTATCCATAAAGTCCATTTCGCTTACCACCCAAGAAGCTGATATTGAAGGATAGAAGAATGATCTATTACCTCTTGGCATATTAGAAACATAATCGTTTCTACCTGTTAACGTAAGGTACAACATCGATCTGTAAGAGTAAGTTAAGGAAGCAAAGAAACCTACAGTTCTTGTATCTCTTTGATTTTCATTGGCTGTAATTACATTGGTATTTGTAATGTGTTTCCAACCACCAAAGTTGAAAGCATTACCGTTTTGCTCATAGGTCTTTTTTCTTGTATCGTTAACCTCATTACCTAAAATAGCTTGGAACTTTGATTCAGAAGAAATATCC includes the following:
- a CDS encoding SusC/RagA family TonB-linked outer membrane protein; this encodes MNKHLLPFLVLLLFSVTSAFSQDRTVTGVVSENGEPLPGVTVLVKGTTKGAITGIDGDFAIQASSNDVVIFSFVGYNSQEVEVGTQSVINIDLQQDVEQLEEVVVTAMGQQADKKSIGYAYQEVKADNLQQAGNPGLAGALQGKVSGVDIKPSSGMPGASTQINIRGARSFTGNNAPLYVIDGMPIASNPDFSTGSSVTGTDVANRAVDIDPNDIESINVLKGQAAAALYGIRASNGVIIINTKSGKGSKNSKPVVNISNSTSFDVVSRSPEFQTTYAQGSGGRFDPNQSMAWGPRISDLPNDPTYGGNGQGHDGKYFVPQLEKAGMNPWVTPGTYDNFGDYFQTGHTVNTSANISQSTENVNYSVGMSNVNQSGIAPGTGMERWNAKARFDATLNENFSAGASANYVQSEIDKLSGGNDAALAGVYAAPTSYNLKGIPTANPNDPYDQIYYRSLTFPNPYWAAEHNVFNERTDRFYGNAYLQYETQLRHNMDIRVKYQLGIDTYSSHYQDIFEYGSRGIINGAGGGSINNYGVSNNTLNSLATVNFNWDMTPKSKITAILGNELNDQTKKTYDQYGANFNGGGWKHITNTQVQSMNENQRMTRTVGFFGSLTYSYDQIFFLTATGRNDYVSTMPRNNRSFFYPSISTSLVLSEMDFMDDAHNVSLLKVRASFAQVGQAGEYFEDYYQIPSYSGGWWSAEYPINYPMNGVTGFNRFGTLYDPNLKPQNTTSYEVGADLGLFNDRIVFSYTYSHQDVRDQIFEVPLAASTGYSRKLTNGGRLNTDAHEINLTIVPIEKKNLRWDMQFNYSKIVSVVQELAPGVESIFLGGFVTPQVRAAEGFAYPVIYGTTYLRDDHGNVVVDDNGLPMVGEEGIIGDVTPDFILGFSTNLQYKNWSLSAVFDWKHGGEMYSGTNGLMDVYGVSARTANRDQDIIYNGVKQDGTPNDIVIGPGGSASHQDLYNRENNINESFIYDNSFLKLRELAIGYRFPEKVFNGTTGVRLSAFARNILLWSKLPNFDPESSQGNNNMGGSFERFSMPNTSSFGFGVDLTF
- a CDS encoding SusD/RagB family nutrient-binding outer membrane lipoprotein, which produces MKKLKYIILLMLGTILASCTEDIMDEINKNPNNPTEVPSRLIITDAMNSSVVSVANGDYAIYASVFIEHQVGVFNQLYNTETRNDASVTSATTYNNAWVASYTTMRNLRDVIGKCSPGGSEDGNYHTLGIAQVLMAYNLAVVTDACGDVPWTEALDPTQFLRPNLDTQESIYEAVDQLLDDGIANLAKTSNFAALGAQDVIYGLQTDPTEYWTKFAYGLKARYAMRLVHKGKATYDDVLTNVGLSFASADEEAKYTYNGATSFNPFYLLFTQRDMYGSSKSLDSLNMNAADPRKAKYFVPHPDATDQVNPEFAPNGTPDQIQGRYGISSYFQDPVQTTYLMSYHELKFLEAEATERKGAGTGKTLAQAAITAAMTAAKIDAADITAYLTAIDGEAFDAKYILKEKYVAFYIVEPLEAYADYRRMQAMGEDDYIELLNPQPAKFPLRFTYGADDVNNNENVRKAQEKDNGQFVYTDPVWWASPN